In Massilia violaceinigra, one DNA window encodes the following:
- a CDS encoding phytanoyl-CoA dioxygenase family protein: MAGATFMLSTEQRNQFQRDGYLVVPGFKTMDEIARLRQRAGEIVNEFDPAQGRSIFTTRDQTTATDEYFLRSDNTIRCFFEEEAFGADGQLRQEKALSINKIGHALHDLDPVFDAFSRDAKLAAVARGLGLSEPKVWQSMYIFKQPGIGGEVRWHQDATFFETTPISVTTFWFALEDATIENGCLWVEPGGHRGPLRERFVRHGDAIKMETLDTMPWPDDSTAVPLEAKAGSLVCFHGLLPHYSAPNRSPVSRHAYTLHATDGATVYSPQNWIQRDASFPVRGFD; this comes from the coding sequence ATGGCAGGAGCCACCTTCATGCTCAGCACCGAACAACGCAACCAGTTCCAGCGCGACGGCTACCTCGTCGTCCCCGGCTTCAAGACAATGGACGAGATTGCCCGGCTGCGCCAGCGCGCCGGCGAGATTGTCAACGAATTCGATCCAGCCCAGGGGCGCTCGATCTTCACCACGCGCGACCAGACCACCGCCACCGACGAGTATTTCCTGCGCTCGGACAACACCATCCGCTGCTTTTTTGAAGAAGAAGCGTTCGGTGCGGACGGCCAGCTGCGCCAGGAAAAAGCCCTGTCGATCAACAAGATCGGCCACGCGCTGCACGACCTCGACCCGGTGTTCGATGCCTTTTCGCGCGATGCGAAGCTGGCCGCGGTGGCACGCGGCCTGGGACTGAGCGAGCCCAAGGTGTGGCAATCGATGTACATCTTCAAGCAGCCCGGCATCGGCGGCGAAGTACGCTGGCACCAGGATGCGACCTTTTTCGAGACCACGCCGATCAGCGTGACGACCTTCTGGTTCGCGCTGGAAGACGCCACCATCGAGAATGGCTGCCTGTGGGTCGAACCGGGCGGCCACCGCGGTCCGCTGCGCGAGCGCTTCGTGCGCCACGGCGACGCCATCAAGATGGAAACGCTCGACACCATGCCGTGGCCGGACGACAGCACCGCCGTGCCGCTCGAAGCGAAAGCCGGCAGCCTGGTATGTTTTCACGGGCTGCTGCCGCACTACAGCGCGCCGAACCGCTCGCCCGTGTCGCGCCACGCCTACACCCTGCATGCGACCGATGGCGCAACCGTCTACTCGCCGCAGAACTGGATCCAGCGCGACGCCAGCTTTCCGGTGCGAGGCTTCGACTAG
- a CDS encoding LysR family transcriptional regulator — translation MDQLRAMEIFVEVARLRSFSAAGRRLGLTRAMVSKHIMQLETKLDARLLHRSTREVSLTDAGHAYLAPCLATVEQAREAARAISPAGAELAGALRIQAPSGFGSAWLADAVARFSLRHPLLTPSLFVDDALLDPIRHGFDLTIRVGGIPDSSGLAMRRLAPCRGVLCASPDYVARWGMPQTPEALLAHQCLHFSYLTDGTSWHFTRGSERRTVRVNAGFTANNGLVLQQAAERGLGIVYNTTFLAWQKLIDGALLPVLPDWELPLNDLSALYPASRQLSPKVRALVDFLVAEYRVAPWDLALARAGIL, via the coding sequence ATGGACCAATTGCGCGCAATGGAGATTTTTGTCGAGGTGGCGCGCCTGCGCAGCTTTTCGGCCGCCGGGCGCCGCCTGGGGCTCACGCGCGCCATGGTCAGCAAACATATCATGCAGCTGGAGACGAAGCTCGATGCGCGCCTGCTGCACCGTTCCACCCGCGAAGTGAGCCTCACCGACGCCGGCCACGCCTATCTGGCGCCGTGCCTGGCGACGGTGGAGCAGGCGCGCGAAGCGGCGCGCGCCATCAGTCCCGCCGGTGCCGAGCTGGCCGGGGCGCTGCGGATCCAGGCGCCGTCCGGTTTCGGCAGCGCGTGGCTGGCCGATGCGGTGGCGCGTTTCAGCCTGCGCCATCCGCTGCTCACGCCATCGCTGTTCGTCGACGATGCGCTGCTCGACCCGATCCGCCACGGCTTCGACCTGACCATCCGCGTGGGCGGCATCCCGGACAGCAGCGGGCTGGCCATGCGCCGCCTGGCCCCTTGCCGCGGGGTGCTGTGCGCCAGTCCGGATTATGTGGCCAGGTGGGGCATGCCGCAAACGCCGGAAGCACTGCTCGCTCACCAGTGCCTGCACTTCAGCTACCTGACCGACGGCACCAGCTGGCACTTCACGCGCGGGAGCGAGCGGCGCACGGTGCGCGTGAACGCCGGCTTCACGGCGAATAATGGACTGGTGCTGCAGCAGGCCGCCGAGCGTGGCCTGGGCATCGTCTACAACACGACCTTCCTGGCGTGGCAAAAGCTGATCGATGGCGCGCTGCTGCCGGTGCTGCCGGACTGGGAGCTGCCGCTGAACGACCTGTCGGCCCTGTACCCGGCCAGCCGCCAGCTATCGCCCAAGGTCAGGGCGCTGGTCGATTTCCTGGTGGCGGAGTACCGCGTCGCCCCGTGGGACCTGGCCCTGGCCCGCGCCGGCATTCTGTAG
- a CDS encoding cache domain-containing protein, whose translation MKSLFKQLVFAVFALTLAGAASAQDVKRGTADEAVAMVKKASAYLNDNGRDKAIAAFNDSKGEFIKGDLYVFMFTFDGTALAHGQNAKMVGKNLMDLKAGEVYPIREFIKIAKSPAGTGWFGYKWPNSITKAMEEKNTYIERNGEVLIGVGTYK comes from the coding sequence ATGAAGTCATTGTTCAAGCAACTGGTGTTCGCGGTCTTTGCCCTCACCCTCGCCGGCGCCGCCAGCGCGCAGGATGTCAAGCGTGGTACCGCCGATGAAGCGGTGGCCATGGTCAAGAAGGCCAGCGCCTACCTGAACGACAACGGCCGCGACAAGGCGATCGCCGCCTTCAACGATTCCAAAGGCGAATTCATCAAGGGCGATCTGTACGTCTTCATGTTCACCTTCGACGGCACCGCGCTCGCGCACGGCCAGAATGCCAAGATGGTCGGCAAGAATCTGATGGACCTGAAGGCCGGCGAGGTGTATCCGATCCGCGAATTCATCAAGATCGCCAAGAGCCCCGCCGGCACGGGCTGGTTCGGCTACAAGTGGCCCAATTCGATCACCAAGGCCATGGAAGAGAAAAACACCTACATCGAGCGCAATGGCGAGGTGCTGATCGGCGTCGGCACCTATAAATAG